A genomic stretch from Nocardia wallacei includes:
- a CDS encoding class I SAM-dependent RNA methyltransferase, which translates to MSVGRGSDWTGEVFEVRLGAPGHGGFCVARYEGRVLFVRHGLPGELVRARVTEDRGKSFCRADAVEILEASPDRVPATCPVSGPGGAGCCDFSFAAPHAQRHLKAAVVAEQLRRLAGWETEVEVEPILLGDSMFGASAPGAAGPGVADRGVADHGAADPGVADRGVADRGVADRGVADFGVADRGVADFGVADRGVADIGGRRLGAADGRFGAAPLEVGGWRTRVRLVVDAEGRAGVHRYRSTDVLADLRCPQPVAGAVDGIAERAWTPGAELVVAVDGDGLRHIVELAPSRHGGRGGGDRRSTAARRAAAHAARPERIVEGSGRAVQYVAGRRWEVSATGFWQPHLGAAQCYSDVVAEWSATPAGATAWDLYCGTGVFAARLAEQVGGTGVVHGVESARSAVADGAAALRDLPAVGLSAQRVERWLSDRTGSPAPQVVVLDPPRAGAGKDVIAALAAADPARIVHIGCDPAAFARDIGLYRAAGYHVTRLRAFDAFPATHHVECLALLERTVS; encoded by the coding sequence ATGAGCGTCGGACGTGGAAGTGATTGGACGGGGGAGGTTTTCGAGGTCCGGCTGGGCGCACCCGGGCATGGTGGTTTCTGTGTCGCACGGTACGAGGGGCGGGTGCTGTTCGTGCGGCACGGGCTGCCGGGCGAGCTGGTGCGGGCGCGGGTGACCGAGGACCGCGGGAAATCATTCTGCCGGGCCGACGCGGTCGAGATCCTGGAGGCGTCGCCGGACCGGGTGCCCGCGACGTGCCCGGTGTCGGGCCCGGGCGGAGCCGGTTGCTGCGACTTCTCCTTCGCCGCTCCGCACGCACAACGGCATCTGAAAGCCGCCGTGGTCGCCGAGCAGCTACGCCGGCTGGCGGGCTGGGAGACCGAGGTCGAGGTGGAGCCGATCCTCCTGGGCGACAGCATGTTCGGTGCCAGTGCGCCGGGCGCTGCAGGCCCCGGCGTGGCCGATCGTGGTGTGGCCGACCATGGTGCGGCAGACCCCGGCGTAGCCGATCGTGGTGTGGCGGATCGTGGTGTAGCCGATCGTGGCGTGGCCGACTTCGGTGTGGCCGACCGTGGCGTGGCCGACTTCGGTGTGGCCGACCGTGGCGTGGCCGACATCGGTGGGCGTCGTCTGGGCGCGGCCGACGGCCGGTTCGGCGCGGCGCCGCTCGAGGTCGGTGGATGGCGGACGCGGGTGCGGCTGGTGGTCGACGCCGAGGGGCGGGCGGGTGTGCATCGGTATCGCAGTACCGACGTGCTGGCGGATCTGCGCTGCCCGCAACCGGTTGCGGGCGCCGTGGACGGTATCGCCGAACGGGCGTGGACGCCGGGCGCGGAACTGGTGGTGGCCGTCGACGGAGACGGCTTGCGGCACATCGTGGAGCTGGCCCCGTCGCGGCACGGTGGCCGCGGAGGTGGAGATCGGCGCAGCACCGCCGCACGGCGGGCAGCGGCGCACGCGGCGCGGCCCGAGCGGATCGTCGAGGGCAGCGGCCGGGCGGTGCAGTATGTGGCGGGGCGCCGCTGGGAGGTGTCGGCGACCGGCTTCTGGCAGCCGCATCTCGGTGCGGCGCAATGTTATTCGGATGTGGTCGCGGAGTGGTCGGCAACCCCTGCCGGTGCCACGGCGTGGGATCTCTACTGCGGCACGGGCGTATTCGCCGCGCGTCTCGCCGAGCAGGTGGGTGGCACGGGAGTGGTGCACGGTGTCGAATCCGCGCGGTCGGCCGTGGCCGACGGCGCCGCCGCGCTGCGCGACCTGCCCGCGGTCGGCCTCAGCGCGCAGCGCGTGGAACGCTGGCTGTCCGACCGGACCGGTTCACCCGCACCGCAGGTCGTCGTGCTCGACCCGCCCCGCGCGGGCGCGGGGAAGGACGTGATCGCCGCCCTCGCCGCCGCCGACCCGGCCCGCATCGTCCACATCGGTTGCGACCCAGCCGCTTTCGCCCGCGACATCGGCCTCTACCGCGCCGCGGGCTACCACGTCACCAGGCTGCGCGCCTTCGACGCCTTCCCCGCCACCCACCACGTCGAATGCCTCGCCCTGCTGGAGCGCACCGTTTCCTGA
- a CDS encoding DUF3000 domain-containing protein, whose protein sequence is MGSASVHPRIELAPIRPPQRLAPYSYAIGAEVKHPDTNVVPVDSEGDAFGRLILLHDPNGHEAWHGVFRLVAYIQADIDAALAGDPLLPEVAWSWLVDALESRAEPFTALGGTVTSTSSVRYGDIAGPPRAYQLELRASWTVGSTDLGPHVEAFCEVLAYAAGLPPAGITHLRPGPQIADDQF, encoded by the coding sequence ATGGGCAGCGCATCCGTGCACCCCAGGATCGAGCTCGCACCGATCCGGCCGCCGCAACGCCTGGCACCTTATTCATACGCCATCGGAGCCGAAGTCAAACATCCGGACACGAACGTGGTACCGGTCGATTCCGAGGGCGACGCGTTCGGGCGGCTGATCCTGCTACACGACCCCAACGGCCACGAGGCTTGGCACGGCGTGTTCCGTCTCGTGGCCTACATCCAGGCCGATATCGACGCCGCACTGGCCGGCGATCCGCTGCTGCCGGAGGTGGCCTGGAGCTGGCTGGTGGACGCCCTGGAATCGCGGGCCGAGCCGTTCACCGCGCTGGGCGGCACCGTGACCTCCACCAGTTCGGTCCGCTACGGCGATATCGCCGGGCCGCCGCGGGCCTATCAGCTGGAGCTGCGGGCATCCTGGACGGTCGGCTCCACCGATCTCGGACCACACGTCGAGGCTTTCTGCGAAGTACTGGCCTACGCGGCCGGTTTGCCGCCCGCGGGCATTACCCATTTGCGGCCGGGTCCGCAGATTGCCGACGACCAGTTCTGA
- a CDS encoding HRDC domain-containing protein, which produces MPVADESENPTRIEGNDDPVVPLLAPVDGVPPVLETAAAVADAAARLAAGAGPLAVDAERASGFRYSNRAYLIQLRRRGAGTFLIDPIPVTDALGPLAEAINDLEWVLHSADQDLPGLAELGLRPARLFDTELGGRLAGFERVGLAAMVEKLLGRELRKGHGAADWSTRPLPAEWLNYAALDVELLLELRDEVAASLEKQGKSDWAAQEFEHVRTTEPAAPKADRWRRTSGIHSLRRTRQLAVVRELWTARDQLARHRDVAPARVLPDSAIIAAAQADPKTIGQLRALPVFGGPRQRRHSRDWLAAVDRARALPESELPTLTQPYDGPPPVNRWERRDPAAAARLTRARAAMGELSEEHSVPVENLLTPDLLRRLCWDGLPEFRSDTVPDAPVQAIDDYLKAGGARPWQRELAAPHLATALFG; this is translated from the coding sequence ATGCCCGTTGCCGACGAGTCCGAGAACCCCACGCGGATCGAAGGGAACGACGATCCCGTCGTGCCGTTGCTGGCACCGGTGGACGGCGTGCCACCGGTACTGGAGACAGCCGCGGCCGTCGCCGACGCCGCGGCCCGCCTCGCCGCCGGCGCGGGACCACTGGCCGTGGACGCCGAGCGCGCCTCGGGGTTCCGCTATTCCAACCGCGCCTATCTGATCCAGCTGCGCCGCCGCGGGGCGGGGACCTTTCTCATCGATCCGATCCCGGTGACCGACGCGCTCGGGCCGCTGGCCGAGGCGATCAACGACCTGGAATGGGTGCTGCACTCGGCGGACCAGGATCTCCCGGGGCTGGCCGAACTGGGACTGCGACCGGCGCGGCTGTTCGACACCGAACTCGGCGGGCGGCTGGCCGGGTTCGAGCGGGTCGGGCTGGCGGCGATGGTGGAGAAGCTGCTGGGCCGCGAGCTACGCAAGGGGCACGGCGCGGCCGACTGGTCGACCCGGCCGTTGCCCGCGGAATGGCTCAATTACGCCGCCCTCGACGTGGAGTTGTTACTCGAGTTACGCGACGAGGTCGCGGCCTCGCTCGAGAAGCAGGGCAAGAGCGATTGGGCAGCACAGGAATTCGAGCATGTGCGCACCACCGAGCCGGCCGCGCCCAAGGCCGACCGCTGGCGGCGCACCTCGGGCATCCACTCCCTGCGCCGCACGCGTCAGCTCGCCGTGGTGCGCGAATTATGGACCGCCCGAGACCAATTGGCCCGCCACCGGGATGTGGCTCCGGCCCGGGTGCTGCCGGATTCGGCGATCATCGCTGCGGCACAGGCGGATCCGAAGACGATCGGCCAGCTGCGCGCACTGCCCGTCTTCGGCGGGCCGCGCCAACGGCGGCATTCGCGGGATTGGCTGGCCGCGGTGGACCGGGCCCGGGCACTGCCGGAGTCCGAACTGCCGACACTGACCCAGCCCTACGACGGTCCGCCGCCGGTGAACCGCTGGGAGCGCCGCGATCCGGCCGCCGCCGCCCGCCTCACCCGCGCCCGCGCCGCCATGGGCGAACTGTCGGAAGAACATTCGGTGCCGGTGGAAAATCTGCTGACCCCCGACCTGCTGCGTCGGCTGTGCTGGGACGGCCTGCCGGAATTCCGGTCGGATACGGTCCCGGACGCGCCGGTGCAGGCCATCGACGACTATCTGAAGGCCGGGGGCGCGCGACCATGGCAGCGCGAACTTGCCGCGCCCCACCTGGCAACCGCGTTGTTCGGCTAG
- a CDS encoding enoyl-CoA hydratase, with the protein MSFVLVEKPRPQVALVTLNRPERMNAMAFDVMVPLRETLEAVAADNDVRVVVLTGAGSGFCSGADLQGAGKVPNIGGLTRTSIARRSMDLLNDVMLALRRMHQPVIAAVNGAAIGGGFCLSVGADIRLAAEGAYFRAAGINNGLASTELGMSYLLPRAVGASRAFEIMLSGRDVDAAEAERIGLVSRTVPADQLLGACYDLAERIIGFSRVGTELTKRMLWSGMEAGSFESHMQHEGTAQLYIRLTTENFDEAIRARRDRRAPVYED; encoded by the coding sequence ATGTCGTTCGTGCTCGTCGAGAAGCCGAGGCCGCAGGTCGCGCTGGTCACCCTGAACCGCCCGGAGCGGATGAACGCCATGGCCTTCGACGTGATGGTCCCGCTGCGCGAGACGCTGGAGGCGGTGGCCGCCGACAACGACGTGCGCGTGGTGGTGCTCACCGGGGCCGGTTCGGGTTTCTGCTCCGGGGCCGATCTGCAGGGCGCGGGCAAGGTGCCCAACATCGGCGGCCTCACCCGCACCAGCATCGCGCGCCGCTCGATGGATCTGCTCAACGACGTGATGCTGGCGCTGCGCCGCATGCATCAACCGGTGATCGCGGCGGTGAACGGCGCGGCCATCGGCGGCGGATTCTGTCTCAGCGTCGGCGCGGACATCCGTCTCGCGGCCGAGGGCGCCTACTTCCGCGCGGCGGGCATCAACAACGGGCTCGCCTCGACCGAACTGGGCATGAGCTACCTCCTGCCGCGGGCCGTCGGCGCGTCGCGCGCCTTCGAGATCATGCTGTCCGGCCGCGACGTGGACGCCGCCGAGGCCGAGCGCATCGGCCTGGTCTCCCGCACGGTACCCGCGGACCAACTCCTCGGCGCGTGTTACGACCTGGCCGAACGCATCATCGGATTCAGCCGCGTCGGCACCGAACTCACCAAACGTATGCTGTGGAGCGGCATGGAGGCGGGCAGCTTCGAATCCCACATGCAGCACGAGGGCACCGCCCAGCTCTACATCCGCCTGACCACGGAGAACTTCGACGAGGCGATCCGCGCCCGCCGAGACCGCCGCGCGCCGGTGTACGAGGACTGA
- the dxs gene encoding 1-deoxy-D-xylulose-5-phosphate synthase produces MGVLSRVDTPEDLRRLTASELEQLAEEIREFLVRKVAVTGGHLGPNLGVVELTIALHRSFDSPADPIIFDTGHQAYVHKILTGRQDGFDTLRKQGGLSGYPSRSESAHDWVESSHASAALSYADGLAKAFALTGQRRHVVAVVGDGALTGGMCWEALNNIAAGPDRSLIVVVNDNGRSYSPTIGGLADRLSALRMQPAYEQALDATKRFVQGIPRVGSSAYSMLHALKAGIKDAVAPQELFSDLGLKYLGPVDGHDTAALEAALRRAKDFGGPAIVHVVTQKGHGYRHAEDHEADQMHSIGAIDPATGQPRGGKAVGWTSVFSDELIRQGEQRDDIVAITAAMPGPTGLTPFGKRFPDRMFDVGIAEQHAVTSAAGLALGGLHPVVAIYSTFLNRAFDQLLMDVALLRLPVTLVLDRAGVTGDDGASHNGMWDLSVLGIVPGIRVAAPRDATTLREELAEALSVHDGPTAVRFPKGAVPDDLSAVERLDGVDVLRMPEGGTAQTVRGDVLLVAVGPFAQHAVQAADLLTAEGFSVTVLDPRWVLPVSDTVVKLAENYRLVVTIEDGGMHGGIGCTLSSRLRAAGMDVPTRDLGVPQQFLDHGSRAQIHQELGLTAEDIARRVTGWLGGI; encoded by the coding sequence GTGGGAGTTCTTTCCCGGGTCGATACGCCCGAGGACCTGCGCCGGCTCACGGCGTCGGAGCTCGAGCAACTCGCGGAGGAGATTCGCGAGTTCCTGGTTCGCAAGGTCGCGGTGACGGGTGGTCATCTGGGACCGAACCTCGGAGTGGTGGAGTTGACGATCGCGCTGCATCGAAGTTTCGATTCGCCGGCCGATCCCATCATCTTCGACACCGGCCATCAGGCCTACGTGCACAAGATCCTCACCGGCCGCCAGGACGGGTTCGACACGCTGCGCAAGCAGGGCGGGCTGTCCGGCTACCCGAGCCGGTCCGAGAGCGCGCACGACTGGGTGGAGTCCTCGCACGCCTCGGCCGCGCTGTCCTACGCCGACGGCCTGGCCAAGGCGTTCGCGCTGACCGGCCAGCGGCGGCACGTGGTCGCGGTGGTCGGCGACGGCGCGCTCACCGGCGGCATGTGCTGGGAGGCGCTGAACAACATCGCCGCCGGTCCGGACCGCTCGCTGATCGTGGTCGTCAACGACAACGGCCGCTCCTACTCACCCACCATCGGCGGCCTGGCCGACCGGCTCAGCGCCCTGCGCATGCAGCCCGCCTACGAGCAGGCGCTCGACGCCACCAAGCGGTTCGTGCAGGGCATTCCGCGCGTCGGCAGTTCGGCGTACTCGATGCTGCACGCGCTCAAGGCCGGCATCAAGGACGCGGTCGCGCCGCAGGAACTGTTCAGCGATCTCGGCCTGAAATACCTCGGCCCGGTGGACGGCCACGACACGGCCGCGCTGGAGGCGGCGCTGCGGCGCGCCAAGGACTTCGGCGGCCCGGCCATCGTGCACGTGGTCACGCAGAAGGGGCACGGCTACCGGCACGCCGAGGACCACGAGGCCGATCAGATGCACTCGATCGGCGCCATCGACCCGGCGACCGGCCAGCCCCGCGGCGGCAAGGCGGTGGGCTGGACGTCGGTGTTCTCCGACGAGCTGATCCGCCAGGGCGAGCAGCGCGACGATATCGTCGCGATCACCGCCGCCATGCCCGGCCCGACGGGGCTGACTCCGTTCGGCAAGCGCTTCCCGGATCGCATGTTCGATGTCGGCATCGCCGAACAGCACGCTGTGACCTCCGCGGCCGGGCTCGCCCTGGGCGGCCTGCACCCGGTGGTCGCGATCTATTCGACCTTCCTCAACCGCGCCTTCGACCAGCTGCTGATGGACGTGGCGCTGCTACGCCTGCCGGTGACCCTGGTACTAGACCGGGCCGGGGTGACCGGCGACGACGGCGCCAGCCACAACGGCATGTGGGATCTGTCGGTGCTGGGTATCGTGCCCGGCATCCGGGTCGCGGCGCCCCGCGACGCGACGACCCTGCGCGAGGAACTGGCCGAGGCGCTGTCGGTGCACGACGGCCCGACCGCCGTGCGCTTCCCGAAAGGCGCGGTGCCCGACGATCTTTCGGCGGTGGAGCGACTGGACGGCGTCGACGTGCTGCGCATGCCGGAGGGCGGTACCGCGCAGACGGTCCGCGGCGACGTGCTGCTGGTGGCGGTCGGCCCGTTCGCCCAGCACGCCGTGCAGGCCGCGGATCTGCTGACCGCCGAAGGCTTTTCGGTTACCGTGCTGGATCCGCGGTGGGTGCTGCCGGTGTCCGACACGGTGGTGAAGCTGGCCGAGAACTACCGGCTGGTCGTGACGATCGAGGACGGCGGCATGCACGGCGGCATCGGCTGCACGCTGTCGTCGCGGCTGCGCGCGGCGGGCATGGACGTGCCGACCCGCGATCTCGGTGTGCCGCAGCAATTCCTGGACCACGGCTCGCGCGCCCAGATCCACCAGGAACTGGGCCTGACCGCCGAGGACATCGCCCGCCGCGTCACCGGCTGGCTGGGCGGAATCTGA
- a CDS encoding SIMPL domain-containing protein: MTDDRHHPATVTTFGNGTAHGTPDLMRVSISVETRAGTVALAYGRAGERTAAVTAALRADGVRSTDIGTSGLSVRTETTWTEDSGSRITGYVATTTLTVSLRTDRADSGAPDPATVVAHAVAAGGDDVRLGGLNLTFADTETLLVRARDAAWDDAHAKATRYAARAGRALGPVLEITENTTAAPAPVGGPEFTMVAMAAPSAPVPIEYGESELSATLRATWLLD, translated from the coding sequence ATGACCGACGACCGACACCACCCCGCCACCGTCACCACCTTCGGAAACGGAACCGCCCACGGCACACCGGACCTCATGCGGGTCTCGATCTCCGTCGAGACCCGGGCCGGCACGGTCGCGCTCGCCTACGGCCGGGCCGGTGAGCGCACGGCGGCGGTCACCGCGGCGCTACGGGCGGACGGCGTGCGTTCCACCGATATCGGGACCAGCGGGCTGTCGGTCCGCACCGAGACCACCTGGACCGAGGACAGCGGCTCCCGCATCACCGGCTACGTGGCGACCACCACGCTGACCGTGTCGCTGCGCACGGACCGGGCCGATTCCGGCGCTCCCGATCCGGCGACGGTGGTGGCCCATGCCGTCGCGGCGGGTGGCGACGACGTCCGGCTCGGTGGGCTGAACCTGACCTTCGCCGACACCGAAACCCTGCTGGTGCGCGCCCGCGATGCCGCCTGGGACGACGCCCACGCCAAAGCCACCCGATACGCCGCCCGCGCCGGACGCGCCCTGGGCCCGGTGCTCGAGATCACCGAGAACACCACCGCCGCCCCCGCTCCGGTCGGCGGCCCCGAGTTCACCATGGTCGCGATGGCGGCCCCGTCCGCGCCGGTCCCCATCGAGTACGGCGAATCCGAGCTCTCCGCCACCCTGCGCGCCACCTGGCTACTCGACTGA